The genomic stretch TGTGGGGCTTGCGAGGGCGATGATCAAGCATAGTTTAGAAGTAAAGGGCTTACTTGATGCAGTGGCCATTGTTGGAACAGGTGGTGATGGAGCAAACACAGTTAACATTTCGACAGGAGCTTCAATACTTGCTACAGCTTGTGGTTCCAAAATTGCAAAGGTGGCATCAATTTTATTGATTACTTGACATGAATGTGATCCCATATTGTAAAATGTTAGAGCTAAACTTGATTCTTTTTCCCTTTAAGCAAGGAATTCGTTCAAGTTCTTTGGCATGTGGAAGTGCCGATGTATTAGAAGAGTTGGGGATAGTTATCGACCTGGAACCTGAGGTTGGTACTGTAAATTTCTGTTTGAGATGAATAAGCTGGTAGATTAATAAGATGCTAAACCAATTTCAAATTTGTTAATGTCTTTGTCAGCAGTAGCTTCTCATTTTGTAAGAGTGTAACTGAACTAATTATCATATGGTAAATTTATCTTCTGATAACAGGGAGTTTCAAGCTGTGTGAAAGAAGCAGGCATTGGATTTATGATGGCTCCAACATATCATCCAGCAATGAAGCTTGTCTGCTCAATCAGGAAAAAGCTGAAAGTAAAAACTGTATTTAATATATTGGGCCCTATGTTAAACCCAGCAAGAGTACCATATGCTGTTGTGGGTGTCTATGCAGAAGATTTGGTAAGTTTTTTGTcagatttttataattttaaactttaCTTCTACATGTTTTGTTGAATTGTGGTCTACATATGATATTCATGGTGACTAGCATATCTAAGGCTTTTACATAAATGATGATGGAACCGTttgtaaaacaaaaaagataaagTTCACATAGGAACAAACAATAAAGATCTGAATGCCTTTTTCATTTGTGACTTGTGATACTCTCTATCATCTAGTTCAGTCTTTTGTAATTTTAGTGTAAATCATAAGGACCCATCTAGCTGCGTGGAACTAGTTTAACTAATGAAAACAaggtgtttattttattttataatgtcTATCCTTTAATGCAAATAGATTGAATGGCTTATAAATTCTATATTACTATGGTTTGCATGTAATTCACATTAAACAACTTTTTGACAAGCATAATCTTTTAATACCTTGTTTCATGTTTATGTGGTTCATTGAATAGGTTTTGAACATGGCTAAAGCATTGTAGCAATTTGGCATGAAACGAGCATTAGTTGTTCACTCAAAGGGCTTGGATGAGATGAGCCCCCTTGGTAATGCGTCTAGTAGTTGGAAAGTTTTGACTTCCATAagctaatttttttatatacaagTTTCAGCGTACATAATCTTCAAAACTACTAATAACTCATTTGACACAGGACCTGGGCTAATCCTTGATGTTACACCAGAAAAGATTGATAAATTCTCATTTGATCAATGTGAGAAACTTGTCGCtagtttttaattttgttttattttccgTTCAAGGAAATATGCCATTTAGGCTACCGAGATGAAATTTCAGATGTTATATTGCCACTTCAATCTGCTAAAAAATTGTTGATTATGCAGTGGACTTTGGGATTCCTCGGTGTACCCTGGATGACTTGCGAGGTGGAGGCCCAGAGTATAATGCTGGGGCACTAAAGGGTGTATTGTCAGGGGAGAAAAGTTCAATTGCAGATGCATTTGTAAGTATCTCCTTAATTCTTATGACAAAGCACTAGTGCCTTAAGTTTTTTTGAGAACATAATTCATGCCAAAAACATTGGATCAGATCTTAAATGCAGCAGCAATGCTCTTGGTTAGTGGAAATGTGAACTGTTTGGCTGAAGGGATCGCTCTGGCTCGCGA from Humulus lupulus chromosome 5, drHumLupu1.1, whole genome shotgun sequence encodes the following:
- the LOC133779177 gene encoding anthranilate phosphoribosyltransferase, chloroplastic-like codes for the protein MIKHSLEVKGLLDAVAIVGTGGDGANTVNISTGASILATACELNLILFPFKQGIRSSSLACGSADVLEELGIVIDLEPEGVSSCVKEAGIGFMMAPTYHPAMKLVCSIRKKLKVKTVFNILGPMLNPARVPYAVVGVYAEDLWTLGFLGVPWMTCEVEAQSIMLGH